TTTTCAGATTAATGAAAAAAGAAGCTAAAGAATCttaacagaagacaaaaaatgttCCATGAGGAATGGTTGACTTCACCTTCCTCAACTCATTTTTAtcacagccctcagcagcaATGGCATGTTGGCTGTGGGTATGAGAGGCGGCAGCTCCCTGGCACACAcggtgctgctggcagagctggctgctgcctaCTCAAAGCTCAGGTAGGCACCTGAGCTGCCTTGCTGCACTGCCAGAGCCATCTCAAGGCTGATCTGCAGTCCAGAGGTGCTGGtcagctggaagctgcaggaCTTGCCGCAGGGCAGCGCCGTGAGCTGGCAGTGCAGCGAGTGGGGCAAAAGCAGCCAGGCTGATGGCACCAACACTTGGGCCCAGCGGGAGACTTTCTCCACATCCAAGCAGGAGCCTGTGCAGAGGGTGTCCAGCAGGTACCAGTGCTGATCCCTCAGCAGCTGGCCACCAGAGGCGTGGAGAAAGcacctctgccccagcagctgctcgcCGGAGCACAGGCACTCCAGAGCCACACGGACGCGCCCGGCTGGCGGCTGCTTTGTGCTGTCCACATGGAAGGAGTGGCCGGGGGGTGGCCGCAGGATGACCAGTGGGCGGTAGACGGTGCTGTTCTCCTGGCGGCTCCAGGCTTCAGAGGTGGAGTTCATCCCGGTGCCTGGGTGCAACTCCGGCATGAAGTTCCTCCTGGAGAGCACTCGGCAGACACCGAGGAggtcctccagcagctccttcagcacCTCCAAGCTGGGCGGGTCCtgctgcagaatcacagaatcacccAACAGTTGGGCTTGGGAGTGACCTTTGAAGGCCATCCAGTCTGACCCCGcagccatgagcagggacattcTCAGCTAGACCAGGCTGCTGACAGCCCACTCCAGCCTTATCCCAGATGTGCCCATTGGTGatgggctgggcacagccaaaGTGCTGCCATCACTGACTGCACCCTTGACCCTCTCGTCCTGCTCACTGACCTTCTCCTGGCTGCCGaccttctccaggctgctggatctctcctgctcactgcagctggcagagccacGCTTTCTTCTCCTCACCAGCCAGCAGCCCACAGCAAGCAGAACCAGAACCAGAGCTGCTACAGTGACCCGgaacagccactgctgctgcagtgctgaaggGAGCAGGGTTTCCATGgtgcccctgctcccctcaATCTCCTGCAGGAGCCGAGTCATCTCCTGATGAAGGTATTCCTCGCGCTCCCGCATCTGCCTGACTGCATCCTCGTCAACCTGAACCTGCACCTTCAGCCCAGTGTGGGTGGCTAACAGGGCCAGGATGAAGGCAAGTGTGGGAGACATGGCCTGGTGGGAGAAAGGGGGCTCAGCAGGtgtggctgggagggagcagggggctgggggcacctggAATGTCCCCAGAGCCTCTCTGGTCCCCTGCCACATTGAGAGCCCCAAGCCCCTCTTGCCCCAGCTCTGGAGACAgagccctgccccagctcccactCTGGGTTTAAACCCCCCTGGGCATCTCTGCCAGcccccatccagcccagctttGCCACcccccatccagcccagctttGCCAGCCCCCATCCAGCCCAGCGTTCCCTCTGCATCTGCCCTCACTGGCTGCCCAAATCCAACTGCCCGCTGATGGCCCTGGACACAGGTGCCAGCGTGACCTGTTCTCTGTGATGTCGCAGCCAGCAGGACCATGTCACTTGGCTGCCAAGCTGGCCATGCCCCTGCTCACAGCTCCCACTGTTTCTTCATAACAATTCTGACTAACGGAGAGCAATGGGATAGACAGTTTTCCCAAAGTTCTTCCATGGTCGTGGCTGCAGAAGCTTTTCCTGCACCTCTGGAAAGGGCTCTGGGGGCCCCTGGCC
This sequence is a window from Corvus moneduloides isolate bCorMon1 chromosome Z, bCorMon1.pri, whole genome shotgun sequence. Protein-coding genes within it:
- the LOC116437872 gene encoding uncharacterized protein LOC116437872 isoform X1, coding for MQRERWAGWGLAKLGWMGGGKAGLDGGWQRCPGGFKPRVGAGAGLCLQSWGKRGLGLSMWQGTREALGTFQVPPAPCSLPATPAEPPFSHQAMSPTLAFILALLATHTGLKVQVQVDEDAVRQMREREEYLHQEMTRLLQEIEGSRGTMETLLPSALQQQWLFRVTVAALVLVLLAVGCWLVRRRKRGSASCSEQERSSSLEKVGSQEKQDPPSLEVLKELLEDLLGVCRVLSRRNFMPELHPGTGMNSTSEAWSRQENSTVYRPLVILRPPPGHSFHVDSTKQPPAGRVRVALECLCSGEQLLGQRCFLHASGGQLLRDQHWYLLDTLCTGSCLDVEKVSRWAQVLVPSAWLLLPHSLHCQLTALPCGKSCSFQLTSTSGLQISLEMALAVQQGSSGAYLSFE
- the LOC116437872 gene encoding uncharacterized protein LOC116437872 isoform X2, yielding MQRERWAGWGLAKLGWMGGGKAGLDGGWQRCPGGFKPRVGAGAGLCLQSWGKRGLGLSMWQGTREALGTFQVPPAPCSLPATPAEPPFSHQAMSPTLAFILALLATHTGLKVQVQVDEDAVRQMREREEYLHQEMTRLLQEIEGSRGTMETLLPSALQQQWLFRVTVAALVLVLLAVGCWLVRRRKRGSASCSEQERSSSLEKVGSQEKDPPSLEVLKELLEDLLGVCRVLSRRNFMPELHPGTGMNSTSEAWSRQENSTVYRPLVILRPPPGHSFHVDSTKQPPAGRVRVALECLCSGEQLLGQRCFLHASGGQLLRDQHWYLLDTLCTGSCLDVEKVSRWAQVLVPSAWLLLPHSLHCQLTALPCGKSCSFQLTSTSGLQISLEMALAVQQGSSGAYLSFE